Proteins encoded together in one bacterium HR11 window:
- the nuoB gene encoding NADH-quinone oxidoreductase subunit B: MTRYGPDGGFITTRLKDFVGWARKFSLFQYPFVTACCGMEYMAVAAAHYDIDRFGAALPRFSPRQADLLMVVGTISHKMAPVLKRVYDQMAEPKWVIAFGVCATSGGFYENYATLQGIDLVIPVDVYIPGCPPRPEMVLDGIMKLQEKIQRQGYDIRLLEPEAAR, translated from the coding sequence ATGACCCGTTACGGTCCGGATGGCGGATTCATCACGACGCGGTTGAAGGACTTCGTCGGGTGGGCCCGGAAGTTTTCGTTGTTCCAGTATCCCTTCGTGACGGCCTGTTGCGGGATGGAGTACATGGCCGTGGCGGCGGCCCACTATGACATCGACCGCTTCGGGGCGGCCCTGCCGCGGTTTTCGCCCCGGCAGGCCGACCTCCTGATGGTCGTCGGGACGATCAGCCATAAGATGGCGCCGGTCCTCAAGCGGGTCTATGACCAGATGGCCGAGCCCAAGTGGGTCATCGCCTTTGGGGTCTGCGCGACCAGCGGCGGCTTTTACGAGAACTATGCGACGCTTCAGGGGATCGACCTCGTCATCCCCGTGGACGTCTACATTCCCGGCTGTCCGCCCCGGCCCGAGATGGTCCTGGACGGCATCATGAAGCTCCAGGAGAAGATCCAGCGGCAGGGCTATGACATCCGTCTCTTGGAGCCGGAGGCCGCTCGATGA
- the garB gene encoding Glutathione amide reductase: MTTLSFDLVVLGTGSAGAGAARACRKAGWSVAIVDALPFGGTCALRGCDPKKVLVGVADVVDWCRRMRGRGVTFTDLRVDWADLMRFKRTFTDPVPERVEESFRRAGIETFHGSARFVDRTAVQVGDVTLTGRYVLIATGRACPIRPCMPPATVPTAARP; the protein is encoded by the coding sequence ATGACGACCCTGTCTTTTGACCTCGTAGTCCTCGGGACCGGTAGCGCCGGGGCCGGTGCCGCCCGAGCCTGCCGCAAGGCCGGATGGTCCGTGGCCATCGTCGATGCCCTCCCCTTCGGGGGCACCTGTGCCCTCCGGGGATGTGACCCCAAGAAGGTCCTGGTCGGTGTAGCCGACGTGGTCGACTGGTGCCGCCGCATGCGGGGTCGGGGGGTGACCTTCACGGACCTGCGGGTGGACTGGGCCGACCTCATGCGGTTCAAACGCACCTTCACCGACCCGGTCCCCGAGCGGGTCGAAGAGAGCTTTCGCCGGGCCGGTATCGAGACCTTCCACGGCTCCGCCCGGTTCGTCGATCGCACCGCCGTTCAGGTCGGCGACGTCACGCTGACCGGTCGCTACGTGCTCATCGCCACCGGCAGAGCGTGTCCAATCCGGCCGTGTATGCCGCCGGCGACTGTGCCGACAGCGGCCCGCCCCTGA
- the acpS gene encoding Holo-[acyl-carrier-protein] synthase: protein MTVCGVGVDVVEVQRIRQAVERLGERFLRRIFTEAERQYCAGFQDPYPHLAVRFAAKEAAMKALGVGLWSGIPWTDFEVRNLPSGEPQLFLHGRARRRADERGVAQAWVSLSHDRTTAVAVVVLVGAGPRVS, encoded by the coding sequence ATGACCGTCTGCGGCGTCGGTGTGGACGTCGTCGAGGTTCAGCGCATCCGGCAGGCCGTCGAGCGGCTCGGCGAGCGGTTTCTACGGCGCATCTTCACGGAAGCCGAGCGGCAGTACTGCGCCGGGTTTCAGGACCCCTATCCCCACCTGGCGGTCCGCTTTGCGGCCAAGGAAGCGGCCATGAAAGCCCTCGGCGTCGGCCTCTGGAGCGGCATCCCCTGGACGGACTTCGAGGTCCGGAACCTGCCGAGCGGGGAGCCTCAGCTATTTCTGCACGGCCGGGCCCGGAGGCGGGCCGACGAACGGGGCGTCGCCCAGGCGTGGGTCAGCCTGAGTCACGACCGGACGACGGCCGTCGCCGTCGTCGTCCTGGTCGGGGCAGGCCCCCGAGTATCCTGA
- the nqo4_2 gene encoding NADH-quinone oxidoreductase subunit 4, which produces MERPGSVETVERTGPRDDVIVWEEDGRTHMLLNMGPSHPAMHGIIRIILKLDGERVVDADVEIGYLHRAFEKTCEFKTWNQVIPYTDRLNYVSPLINNVAYVMTVEKLLGITVPRRAQYIRVLVSEISRITDHLTCIGASVMELGAMTAFLYMMKAREWLWELVEMICGARLTTSYTRVGGLKADLPEGFHEACTERLKGVREVLKEVHGLLTNNRIFIDRMKDVGVIDAETAISYGFTGPCLRACGVPFDLRKVQPYLVYDELDFDVPLGEHGDNLDRYLVRMEEMEQSIRIIEQCLQQIPKEAPEIMAPEMAAWEVDDRGRLGQVTVPPDRIRVRLANTLEGSEAFHWDHVNAPNRAVVLPPKEEVYTTIEALMDHFKLIMTGHGITTPVGEVYFAVEGANGELGFYIVSTGQDRPYRIRVRGPCFALMSGLVEMIRGYTVADVIPIFGSINMIGGELDR; this is translated from the coding sequence ATGGAGAGACCCGGATCGGTGGAGACCGTCGAACGAACCGGACCCCGAGACGACGTGATCGTCTGGGAGGAAGACGGCCGGACGCACATGCTCCTCAACATGGGCCCGTCCCATCCGGCCATGCATGGGATCATCCGGATCATCCTGAAGCTGGACGGGGAGCGGGTCGTCGACGCCGACGTCGAGATCGGCTACCTCCACCGGGCCTTTGAGAAGACCTGCGAGTTCAAGACCTGGAACCAGGTCATCCCGTACACGGACCGGCTGAACTATGTCTCGCCCCTGATCAACAACGTCGCTTACGTGATGACCGTCGAGAAGCTCCTCGGCATCACCGTCCCCCGCCGGGCCCAGTACATCCGGGTCCTCGTCTCGGAGATCTCCCGTATCACGGACCACCTGACGTGCATCGGGGCCTCCGTCATGGAACTCGGGGCGATGACGGCCTTCCTGTACATGATGAAGGCCCGGGAGTGGCTGTGGGAACTCGTCGAGATGATCTGCGGGGCCCGTCTGACGACGAGCTATACCCGCGTCGGGGGCCTCAAGGCCGACCTGCCCGAGGGCTTCCACGAGGCCTGTACGGAGCGACTGAAGGGTGTTCGAGAGGTCCTCAAGGAGGTCCACGGCCTCCTGACGAACAACCGCATCTTCATCGACCGCATGAAGGACGTCGGCGTCATCGACGCCGAGACGGCCATCAGCTATGGGTTCACGGGGCCCTGCCTGCGGGCCTGCGGCGTCCCCTTCGACCTCCGGAAGGTCCAGCCGTACCTCGTTTACGACGAGCTCGACTTCGACGTCCCCCTCGGCGAACACGGCGACAACCTGGACCGCTACCTCGTCCGGATGGAAGAAATGGAACAGAGCATCCGGATCATCGAGCAGTGCCTCCAGCAGATCCCGAAGGAAGCCCCCGAGATCATGGCCCCCGAGATGGCCGCCTGGGAGGTCGACGATAGGGGCCGCCTGGGTCAGGTGACGGTACCCCCCGACCGGATTCGGGTCCGACTGGCCAACACCCTGGAGGGGAGCGAAGCCTTCCACTGGGACCACGTCAACGCCCCGAACCGGGCCGTCGTCCTCCCCCCTAAAGAAGAAGTCTACACGACCATCGAGGCCCTCATGGACCACTTCAAACTCATCATGACGGGCCACGGCATCACGACCCCCGTCGGGGAGGTCTACTTCGCCGTCGAGGGCGCCAACGGGGAGCTCGGGTTCTACATCGTCAGCACGGGCCAGGACCGGCCCTACCGGATTCGGGTCCGGGGCCCCTGCTTTGCCCTGATGTCGGGCCTCGTCGAGATGATCCGGGGCTATACGGTCGCCGACGTCATCCCCATCTTCGGGTCGATCAACATGATCGGCGGAGAGCTGGACCGGTAG
- the nqo5_2 gene encoding NADH-quinone oxidoreductase chain 5: MTPTSPVLTILQERFRGAILETHAFRGDETVVVRKEQVHAVLQFLRDDPRLRFNFLMDLTAVDWLERRPRFDVVYHLYSLHYNRRLRVKTQVDDGEAVDSVTDLWKVANWLEREVFDMFGIRFRHHPDLRRILMYDEFQGHPLRKDYSLRGEQPRLPYRIQPRDPWRDPDRWRPSNEPDPETT; encoded by the coding sequence ATGACGCCGACCAGCCCGGTCCTTACGATTCTCCAAGAGCGTTTCCGGGGTGCGATTCTTGAGACGCATGCCTTCCGGGGCGACGAGACCGTCGTCGTTCGGAAAGAACAGGTCCATGCCGTTCTCCAGTTCCTGCGGGACGACCCCCGCCTCCGGTTCAACTTCCTGATGGACCTGACGGCCGTCGACTGGCTCGAGCGGCGGCCCCGCTTTGACGTCGTCTATCACCTGTATTCGCTTCATTACAATCGTCGCCTGCGGGTCAAGACGCAGGTCGACGACGGGGAAGCCGTGGACTCGGTGACGGACCTCTGGAAGGTCGCCAACTGGTTAGAACGAGAAGTCTTCGACATGTTTGGGATCCGCTTTCGGCATCACCCGGACCTGCGGCGCATCCTGATGTACGACGAGTTCCAGGGCCATCCCCTGCGGAAGGACTACTCCCTCCGGGGCGAACAGCCCCGCCTACCCTACCGCATTCAGCCGAGGGACCCATGGAGAGACCCGGATCGGTGGAGACCGTCGAACGAACCGGACCCCGAGACGACGTGA